The Sulfurimonas sp. genome includes the window AAATGATTCCTTCAAACTTTATAGCTATGGCAATTGGCTATAAAAGAAAAGAAGTTTTTCATATTCCAGATGCTCAAAGGGAAAATATAAATGTTAAAGAGCTTTTCAACTAATATATGAAAACAGCAAGTGAATTAACGGATTTTTACTATGAAACTCTATACCCAACTCTAAAAAACCTAGAAAAAGATAGAAAAAGTTTAAGAGATAAAATTATTATCATTGGAATGATATTATCACTTATCTGTCTTGCGCTAATCTTTCTACTGTCATCTTTTATACAGCAAAGTCCCGATATTCTTATCTTCATTGGTATTGGATATATGGCAGTTGGTGGTTTTTTATATAAGTTTTTTATCAAAGATTATACAAATGAATTTAAACAAAAGGTTATAAGACCTCTTATTGGTGCTATTGATTCCAGTCTATCATATTCAAGTGATATCCATATTCCACAAAAATTTTTTGTGCGTTCTGATTTATTTTCTTCTCCTGATAGAATAAGTGGAAATGATTATGTTCAGGGGAATATAGATGCAACTAAGATAGAGTTTTCAGATATTCATGCCGAAAAAAAGCATAAAGATTCAAAAGGGCGTACTAGTTGGAGTACAATTTTTCAAGGTCTTTTTATAGTAGCTGATTTTAACAAAAACTTTTTAGCGAAGACTGTTATCTTACCAGATACAGCACAAAGCACTTTTGGAGACTTAATAGGAAGCTGGTTACAATCAAATAACTTTTCAAGAGATGAACTTGTTAAAATGGATGATAATAATTTTGAAAAAGAGTTTGTAGTTTATTCAAGCAATCAAATAGAAGCAAGATATATTCTGTCTCACTCACTGATGAAAAAACTGCTAGACTTTAAACATAAATCAAAACATCCACTATACATATCATTTATAGGCTCACATATACATTTAGCTATCTACTACGATAAAGACCTTTTTGAGCCAACAGTATTTCGTTCACTATTAAACTATAAAATAGCGATGGAGTATGTAAAAACATTACACCTTGCCATCGGCATAGTAGATGAGCTAAAACTAAATCAAAGACTTTGGAGTAAAAGATGATAGTACAAAGTATAAAAGACTTACTAACACCTAAAATGCTAAAATATTCAATCGTGCCATTTTTGCTAACTTTGGTAGTAATGTATGTTCTATTTTTTATAGTAGCAGGTATTGGAGTTGATCAACTAGGAGAGATGTCAGTTCACTCAAGCCAAACAACTATGCAAAACGGCATCCCTCATACAGAGAGCTTCGACACAATGATAGAAGGTACGGCAATAATTCAGTTTTTAATGAGTTATGCCATCACTTCATGGATAGCAACTTTTCTCATCTACGCTCTTGGTAGTTTTGCTGTTCTTTATATGTCTATTTTTATAGCCGTTATTGTTATTGGTTTTTTAACACCTTTTGTTTTAAAAGAGCTTCAATTTAGACATTACGGTGATGTTGATATGATAGGATATTCAAATATATTTGAGTCCATATTTTTAGTATTTAAGTGGGCAGTTATCATGTTACTTCTTTTTATACTTTTAGTGCCTTTTTATTTTATACCACTTGTTAATATTGTAGCTTTCAATCTACCACTGTACTACTTTTTTCATAAGATGATAACTTTTGATATAGCCTCAAACATCTGCACAAAAGAAGAAGACAAGCAAATAAAATACTTTCGTGGAAGTAGCATAAAATTTAAAACATTAACTCTATATCTTTTGTCACTAATTCCATTTGTTATATTCTTTGGTGCAATATTTTATGTGATTTATTTAGGTCACACATATTTTATTGAAGTTAGAAAAATTCGTAATAATGTACAGTAAAAACCTTTCCTCAGGTATATTGTCTGTAATTTTAGTTTTAATAATTGCTTTTATGGCATTTCAAGCATACTTATTTTCTGTAAAATATGACAAAGAGATGGCTTCTCACGCTCAAAACTATAAAATAGAAAATAAAATAGACCACTATATACAAAAAACAAACAATATAATACAAGATTACTTTTCTGAATATATACGTGGCGAAACTAAAGAGCAAAAACCACATGAGTTATCAAAAATAAATAAAGAAAACACACAACTTTATACAACACTTTATTTTATAGCTTTAGGAGTATTACTACTTACATACTTTTTTTCTTCTAAAGAAATTTTTATAGTATCAATTTTAAGTGCTGCTCTTATTTCTTGGTTTGTTGGTATATTCGCACCAATTATGACAGTTGAAATTTTTAAAGATTTACCAATTTTTGGATTCACTATATTTAAGTACGAGTCAAAAGGGATTTGGAGTACAGTTGAGAAATTATGGATTTTACAAAACTATTTTTTAGCTGTTGTAATTACACTATTTAGTATCGCTATACCTATTATTAAAACTATATCACTTTACTTTAGTGTTCTTATGAAGATAAATATTAAATATATAGATTTTATTACAAAATGGTCAATGGCAGATGTGTTTATTGTTTCTTTATTACTTACAAATCTATCTCTTAGTGTCGATGAATTTACAAATGCAGAAGTTCAAATAGCTGTTTACTTTTTTTGTACCTATGTTGTACTTTCTATATTATCGTCATATATAATAATAAAAGAGAGGGAGAAGTAAAGCTTACTCTTCTTCCTTGTCTAACTCTTTCAACACTAAAGCTCTATAAGCTTAATATAACCATAAATGCACATTAAGATATAATTAATAGTACAAAAGATATAATTTCATTCAGGACATCAGCTCTCCTATCGTTCTCAACCTTCTATAAGGTATGGTAAATCTGAATTCAACACTCACTCAACGTAAGTTATCCGTAATTTGGTAATTGTTATAAAGAGAACAATAACATTAATATTATTCAAATTAAAGGGATTTACATGACAACTACTATATCAAAAAAAACAATTAAAGAAAAAGCAAACTTACTTAAAAAAAATAGCAGCTTAAGTCATAGTCAAGCACTTCATGCAGTATCAAAAGAATTAGGCTTTCAAGATTATGAGTATTTCAACAAATTAAAAAAATTCAAGATAGTCGTTTTTAGTAGAAAAGGAGGTGTTGGTAAAACATCAACATCCCTAAACTTAGCTATAGATTTAAATGCTGACCACT containing:
- a CDS encoding paraquat-inducible protein A, producing MYSKNLSSGILSVILVLIIAFMAFQAYLFSVKYDKEMASHAQNYKIENKIDHYIQKTNNIIQDYFSEYIRGETKEQKPHELSKINKENTQLYTTLYFIALGVLLLTYFFSSKEIFIVSILSAALISWFVGIFAPIMTVEIFKDLPIFGFTIFKYESKGIWSTVEKLWILQNYFLAVVITLFSIAIPIIKTISLYFSVLMKINIKYIDFITKWSMADVFIVSLLLTNLSLSVDEFTNAEVQIAVYFFCTYVVLSILSSYIIIKEREK
- a CDS encoding DUF3137 domain-containing protein, yielding MKTASELTDFYYETLYPTLKNLEKDRKSLRDKIIIIGMILSLICLALIFLLSSFIQQSPDILIFIGIGYMAVGGFLYKFFIKDYTNEFKQKVIRPLIGAIDSSLSYSSDIHIPQKFFVRSDLFSSPDRISGNDYVQGNIDATKIEFSDIHAEKKHKDSKGRTSWSTIFQGLFIVADFNKNFLAKTVILPDTAQSTFGDLIGSWLQSNNFSRDELVKMDDNNFEKEFVVYSSNQIEARYILSHSLMKKLLDFKHKSKHPLYISFIGSHIHLAIYYDKDLFEPTVFRSLLNYKIAMEYVKTLHLAIGIVDELKLNQRLWSKR
- a CDS encoding EI24 domain-containing protein, with product MIVQSIKDLLTPKMLKYSIVPFLLTLVVMYVLFFIVAGIGVDQLGEMSVHSSQTTMQNGIPHTESFDTMIEGTAIIQFLMSYAITSWIATFLIYALGSFAVLYMSIFIAVIVIGFLTPFVLKELQFRHYGDVDMIGYSNIFESIFLVFKWAVIMLLLFILLVPFYFIPLVNIVAFNLPLYYFFHKMITFDIASNICTKEEDKQIKYFRGSSIKFKTLTLYLLSLIPFVIFFGAIFYVIYLGHTYFIEVRKIRNNVQ